One segment of Solanum lycopersicum chromosome 1, SLM_r2.1 DNA contains the following:
- the LOC138342134 gene encoding uncharacterized protein encodes MSNREIKQILSKTVNASSTDWSKRLDNDLWAYRTAYKTLIGMFSYQLVYGKACHLPVELDHKSMWAIKKLKMDWNEAAEQRLRLFPGKLKSKWNGPYLVTQLFPHGEVQLETKEGVWFKVNGKRIKIYFGYAESANEVIEAYYVDEVLVIKCPRLCRHV; translated from the exons ATGTCAAatagggagatcaaacagatattgtcaaaaacagtgaacgCTAGTAGCACGGATTGGTCAAAGAGGCTTGATAATgatctttgggcctaccggacagcgtATAAGACTCTCATAGGTATGTTctcataccaacttgtatatgggaaagcttgtcatcttccggttgaatTAGACCATAAATCCATGTGGGCtataaagaagttgaaaatggattggaatgaagcagcagaacaacg gttgcgcttgtttccgggcaagctgAAGTCCAAATGGAatggtccttacttggttacccaactattccctcatggagaagttcagttggaaactaaggagggtgtgtggttcaaggtgaatggaaaacgcataaaaatctattttgggtatgctgaatcggcgaatgaagtgattgagGCATATTATGTTGATGAAGTCTTAGTAATCAAGTGCCCTCGGTTGTGCCGCCACGTTTAA